The Deltaproteobacteria bacterium DNA window ATGCCGGGGCCACCTTTCTGGTCCTGACCTCTTACCACCTCTATTGGGTAGTCCAATTGCGCCGGGCACCTTTGGAAACGTATATCGGACTGGCCCGACATTTGCGCCGCCTGTGGGTGGAGTCCATCATGACCCAAAAACGGGATATCCTGGCGGTGCAGACCCTGCGCAACTCGATTATGGCTTCCAGTTTCCTGGCCTCCACCGGAATTATTATCGGCCTGGGGCTCTTAAGTTTTCTCTTAAGGCCCGAACACATCACCGAAGTTCCTTTTGACATTACAGCCATCCTCACCCGTATCAAGGCCCTTTTCCTTATTAAAATCATGTTCTTGATCATACACTTCTTCTTCGCCTTCTTCAGCTTCACCCTGTCCATCCGCTATCTCAATCAGGTCAATTTTATGATCAATGTGCCCATCGAGTGCGAACCGACGGCGACTCCCGACTTCATTTCCCACATTCTGGACCTTGGGATGCTCCACTACACCCTGGGGATGCGGGCCTATTACCTCTCCGTGGTGGTGGTCCTCTGGCTGTTCGGCCCCCAGTGGATGTTCCTGGGCTCCCTGTTTTTGGTCTTCATCCTCTACAAGCTGGATCACTGTTGTTCCCTGGATTATTCTACTGCCGTTTGCGACCTGAAGCGGAAGGCTAACGATAAAACAGCCTGAATCCCTTTAGTCTCGGGCATCCGTTTTCTTGAGCCAGCATCCGCCGAAGGCGGAGAGCAGGTATCCAGCATCATTTCATCGGATTGTATTTTTTTCTTGACAGAAAAATGCATCGGTTTATTATAGTGAATCAATATTCACTATGCGGTCGATCATGAGAGCCGAGAAACAAACCAGCAAAATTCGAAAAGAACAGATCGCCCGGGCGGCCATGTCCCTGATCGCCGGCCAGGGGATGAAAGGGTTAAGTGTCGCCTCTGTGGCCCGGAAGGTGGGGGTGGTTCCCTCGGCCCTGTACCGGCATTTCAAGGGGAAGGAAGAAATTCTGGCGGCCACCGTCGGGCTGCTCCGGGACCTGCTG harbors:
- a CDS encoding DUF599 domain-containing protein, yielding MQIQWAEIIYAGATFLVLTSYHLYWVVQLRRAPLETYIGLARHLRRLWVESIMTQKRDILAVQTLRNSIMASSFLASTGIIIGLGLLSFLLRPEHITEVPFDITAILTRIKALFLIKIMFLIIHFFFAFFSFTLSIRYLNQVNFMINVPIECEPTATPDFISHILDLGMLHYTLGMRAYYLSVVVVLWLFGPQWMFLGSLFLVFILYKLDHCCSLDYSTAVCDLKRKANDKTA